In Caldisericia bacterium, the sequence TTTCTTATAATAGTCCTTGATTAAACTTTTTGTTTCTTCTTTTATCATTTATATAAACCTCCTATAATAATTTACCCCTTTAAAGCTCTCCATACTTTTTCTGGAGTAAATGGGAGAAAATTTAGTTTTATTCCTGTAGCATCTAAGAAAGCATTTCTAATTGCTGGGGCAGGTCCATTTATGTTAATTTCTGCTACAGATTTTACTCCAAAAGGACCTGTTGGTTCATATGTTTCTACAAATTTTACAATAATTTCTGGAATATCAAGTGCAGTTAAAACTTTATAATCAAGGAAATTTGCATTTAATGGCACACCTCTATTTGAATAAATCAACTCTTCAGTTAAGGCATAACCTAATCCTTGAACAATTGAGCCAATTGCTTGACCTTTTGCAAGATTTGGATGAACAATAGTTCCTATATCATTTATTGCAACATATTTTATTGGAATAATTTTGCCAGTTTCTAAATCAACATCTATTAAAACAAAATGTGCTGCAAATGGTGGAGGTGATTTTGGAGAAACAAAGGATGCTGTTGCTTCAATCTGCTCTTGTTCAAAATCATAAAAACTTTTTTCTCCAATTTCTTTTAAAGAAATTTTATTTCCTGTTAATTTTGATATAACAAAATCGTCCTCTATTTTTAAATCTTCTTGATACTCATTTAAAATTTTTGAAGCATATTCTAAAATTTTATTCTTAATTAATTTACCTGCCTTTTGTACTGCACCACCTGAAATATAAGTTGTACTTGAAGCATATGCTCCAGTATCAAAAGGAGTAAAATCTGTATCAGAAGAATAAACTTTTATCTTTTCATAAGGAACACTTAACTCTTCAGCAAGAATTTGTGCAAGAACCGTGTCTGAACCTGTTCCAATATCTGTTGCACCAACAAAAAGGTGAAATGTTCCATCATCATTGAGTTTTACTCTTGCGCTTGCCATATCAATTAAAGGAATCCCTGAACCTTGCATCATAATTGCCATTCCTACTCCTCTAACATAACTACCATTTCTTATTCTTTTACCTCTCCACTTTTCCCATTCAATTTCTTTTTTCCCTATTTCAATACATTTTTCTAAACCTGAACTTTCAATATATTGAACGACACCTTCTCTTCCTTCTCCTAATTTTTCAAAAACAGGTGAAGTTTCTCCTTCTTTTATGTGATTAATTTTTCTCAATTCAATTGGATCAATTCCAATTAATTCTGCAAGATCATCCATTGCACTTTCAAGAGCAAAATAACCATTTGTTGCACCATATCCTCTAAATGCACCTGATGTAGGTAAATTAGTATAAACAGCATCACCTATAAAAGAAATGCTCTCTGCTTTATTATAGAGTGGAAGTGTTTTACTTCCTGAGTTGAAAAGCACTGTTGGTCCATGTGTTCCATATCCACCATTATTTAATAAAACTTTAAGTTGAATTGCATTTAATTTTCCTGATTTATCTGCTCCTAAGCTTACCCAAACTTTTGAAGGATGCCTTAATCTTGAAGCAATAAATTCCTCTTTTCTTGTGTATTCAATTCTTACTGGTCTTTTTGTTCTTAAAGTCATTAAGGCACATACATCTTCTAAAATCATTTCTTGTTTCACTCCAAAACCACCACCAATCCTTGGTTTAATTACTCTTATTTTTTTCATTGGAAATTCAAGAATTTTAGATAAAATTCTTCTAATATGAAATGGAACTTGTGTACTTGTTCTAACTACAAGGTTTCCATATTCGTCAAAATATGTTATTGTTATATGAGTTTCTATTGGTGTATGTTGAACTGGTTGGGTTATAAAAAATTCTTTTTCAATTTTATAATGTGATTCATTAAATTCCTTTTCAAAATCTCCAATATTTAATTCAACATGAGATATTATGTTTCTTCTTTTATCATAAATTCCTTTAGTATCTTCTTCATCATGAATTATTACTTCACCTTTCATCGCTTCATCAGGATCAAGAACAAAAGGAAGTTCCTTATAATTTACTTTTATTTTTGAAATTGCTTCTTCTGCTGCCTCAAGTGTTTCAGCACAAACAGCACAAACTCTATCACCAACATGCCTTACTTTTTTATCAAACATAAAGTGATCATAAGGAGAAGGTTCTGGATAACCTTGACCTGCAGTTGT encodes:
- a CDS encoding molybdopterin-dependent oxidoreductase: MSKIIKEEIFIEKKIIGKNVEKYDGLPLAVGNPLFTDDIFLPNMLHGKFLLSPYPHAEIVDIDESEALKIPGVKLILSYKNTPRIPHTTAGQGYPEPSPYDHFMFDKKVRHVGDRVCAVCAETLEAAEEAISKIKVNYKELPFVLDPDEAMKGEVIIHDEEDTKGIYDKRRNIISHVELNIGDFEKEFNESHYKIEKEFFITQPVQHTPIETHITITYFDEYGNLVVRTSTQVPFHIRRILSKILEFPMKKIRVIKPRIGGGFGVKQEMILEDVCALMTLRTKRPVRIEYTRKEEFIASRLRHPSKVWVSLGADKSGKLNAIQLKVLLNNGGYGTHGPTVLFNSGSKTLPLYNKAESISFIGDAVYTNLPTSGAFRGYGATNGYFALESAMDDLAELIGIDPIELRKINHIKEGETSPVFEKLGEGREGVVQYIESSGLEKCIEIGKKEIEWEKWRGKRIRNGSYVRGVGMAIMMQGSGIPLIDMASARVKLNDDGTFHLFVGATDIGTGSDTVLAQILAEELSVPYEKIKVYSSDTDFTPFDTGAYASSTTYISGGAVQKAGKLIKNKILEYASKILNEYQEDLKIEDDFVISKLTGNKISLKEIGEKSFYDFEQEQIEATASFVSPKSPPPFAAHFVLIDVDLETGKIIPIKYVAINDIGTIVHPNLAKGQAIGSIVQGLGYALTEELIYSNRGVPLNANFLDYKVLTALDIPEIIVKFVETYEPTGPFGVKSVAEININGPAPAIRNAFLDATGIKLNFLPFTPEKVWRALKG